TATTTGAATGTGTAATTTTAGCTGTATCTATTGAAGTCATAGCACTTGCCGTTTTAATGGCATCTATCCTGTGTTATGTCCATTATTCATCTTCTTCACTTGCTGATACAGTGATATTTGATATTTTCACAAAAGGCATAATACTACTTCCATTATTGACAAACTCTTCTGAAATTTCAGTTATATTTTGTAGCATCTCAACCGTATTTGATGAAATCATTACCTCTTTAATCGGATATTGAATCTCTCCGTTTTCAATATAAAAACTGTTTAAAACAATACCTGTTAAATCACCCTCTTTATTAGGCATATCACCTGCATAACCACATAACAAAATGCCTTTTTGACAATTTTTAATCATATCATCATATTTGGTTTTACCAGGTTTGATTTTATAACCTATCCAGCCCATATTTTTTGATCTTTCAAACCCTGTTTTTTTTGCTCCATATTGAGATAGTAAAAATGTTTCTAAAATTCCATCTTTTATTACAGTCATATTTTCATTCAGGTGTCCATCGTTGTCAAAGTAAGATCTGCTTACAAATTCATCTGATACAGGATTGATTTCAAGTGTAAAGATATCTGAGGCAACTTTTTTATTTAATTTATCTAAGTAGATGCTGCTTCCATCAATAATATTATCTTCTCTGAAAGGCAAAAGTAAGCTGTCTTCCAATATTTCCAGAATAAATTCAGGATTTACAATAATATCACCTACAAAGCTATGATCTAAAGTTCTTGCATTTAACTGTTCACAAACCTGATCAATAATTCTAATTATGTTCTTATCACTCATCAAATCTTCTGAGGATAAACTACTAACCTCTTTATAATAGTAGGAATCGTTGGTTATAGATTGATCATTTTTAGCTATAAAGTAAAGCTGATAAGTGAAATAATTTTCCTCTGATTCAATCTCAACGCCATTTGAGTTAAAAAAATATCTATCTTTATGTGTAAAATAACACACACTATCATTATCAAGGATAATCATGGGATACTTTTCTTTGAGATCAGATAAAAATTTGTTTACTTGCTTAATCATTAAATCTTCACTGGCTTCATTCTCATTATTTTTGAAAATTTGCTTTTTCTCTAAAGAAGGTGAAATATCATAAGCA
The nucleotide sequence above comes from Candidatus Delongbacteria bacterium. Encoded proteins:
- a CDS encoding TldD/PmbA family protein, with product MEMNILKRIIEQIQTREADKSAASITVKKVKKLNIINNEISIFNTNIDTKLSIRIIKDSKSSSCDINEVSQEFIDESINNLFEDLKDAEEDDAYDISPSLEKKQIFKNNENEASEDLMIKQVNKFLSDLKEKYPMIILDNDSVCYFTHKDRYFFNSNGVEIESEENYFTYQLYFIAKNDQSITNDSYYYKEVSSLSSEDLMSDKNIIRIIDQVCEQLNARTLDHSFVGDIIVNPEFILEILEDSLLLPFREDNIIDGSSIYLDKLNKKVASDIFTLEINPVSDEFVSRSYFDNDGHLNENMTVIKDGILETFLLSQYGAKKTGFERSKNMGWIGYKIKPGKTKYDDMIKNCQKGILLCGYAGDMPNKEGDLTGIVLNSFYIENGEIQYPIKEVMISSNTVEMLQNITEISEEFVNNGSSIMPFVKISNITVSASEEDE